AGATCAACCATTGACAAATCAGAAAAATACAAATTTTCACCAACTTTTTTTCAGAAAAGTAAACAAGTCATGATGTGCTAAGCAAAAGAAGAACATAAAGGCTAAAAGAGTTGAGCAAGGCAATAACATTTAGAAATACAAATTGAGTTGAGAACATGACCCCAATCTTAGAAGATGATTTCACTTGCATTTCTCCTTCAAGAACAAAAAGCAAAACTCCTGTAATAAATATTCTACAATAGGGCACTATTTGGTATTTCTGCATCACAAACTTCTTACAATCTATTGCTGTAAACAGAACATGTATATAACTCATCTTCCAGGGAAAAAAAACTGGATTAAAAATCTTAATCATGTTATCAGCTTTCCTTCATGCCCATGTCACTGAAGTTAGGATCTCATCTGACTAGTACATTACAGCAAACAACTGAATTCAAAGCTCTATTTGAGACTACGATGCATTTTTTTGTACCGTTCACCAGCTGCTCAACTGTTTCTTAAGTTTCGAATTCTGAGAGGATTTACCACCCTTGTCCTTATAGGAATTTCTGGAGGCAAGACTCCTCCGTCCCCCTCGAACTGATGCTATGGCACGTCTTCTCTGCTTGTTAAGACGCTTGACCAATTCAACATCACCTGTATTTAGAGTCTGACTTTCTTCTTCCTGAAAACAAAACTACTATGAGAACTATGCTTATATTACTTGAAATCTCTCTAGACAAAGATATTAAACATCATTCATTCCCCCATCATAAAGCATCCTAAACAACACAACTCTACTTTTGACTAACAAGCAAGAAGGGAGGATCTTCTTTTCAGATAACTACAATGAAACCAATATTGTGATCAGACATTTCATACATCTAACCTTATGGATCAAGTGCAAAGGAAAAAGGATGAGACAAAGAAAGTGAGAAAACATCTCAATAGATACAGACACATTTAAATACCAATTAATTTCCCTAACTTTAAAAAATTAGTAGTAGGCATGTATGGTCTCCAAAGTTTTAGGGGAAAATAAAACAGGATCAGGTGCAGGCACTACCACTTTGTTTTACAATGGTTTTGAAAAATGGGatggttttattattattattttttttttcaatgcaaGTGTTACATGCTAAGCAATAAACACAAGGCATTAACCATTAGTCGATGAATAATTCACACAGCAGAATGCAAAATCACATGGAATAAAACACTATACCATAAAAGAAATAACTGCATGAAGAGGCCATATGAAGTAAGAAAACATGGAATGTAATCTACGTTGCTTTTACATGAGATTGGTAAGAAAGTTTAGCATACACTGAAAGGTCCTTTCATATTTTGTGCGTAATACATCATTCATGAGCCTTTACGTTGTCAGTCATTTAGATTAATATATGCAAATGCTATAACAAGTAACAACATAATCCAACTCCTACAACAATGAATGTTGCAAATAGTTCATCCTTTAAATCAATATGAGGTGTCCAATAGGCAGACCAAATGATATCAACTTGTACCTTGTCACTTGCTTCTTCTGATTCAGACCCATTGTTTTGACCTGTTTCACAGCTCTGTTGATTCTCATATACTTTGCCCTCTTCAATAAAGTTCGAAGTATTTTCCTCCTGTATCGTATTTCTTCTTAAAAACTTGCATTTCTCAAGCAAGAACACAGAAAAAGAAGAATGAAGCAAATAATAAACATAAAATGAAGTAAACCAAATATATATGGGATGTAGCTCAGTCAAAGTTGTATCAGCTAGATCTAAACCAGAGACTAAGAGCCGGCAATATGAACTAGACCGTCCTAAATGATATTTAGCCTCCTTCACATTGGTCATTTCCCGTATTTCTATTTGTATCTACCAGTGGCCCTTCAGATATCTGGCATTTAAATATCTTCACATCAAGAATATGGCCACTATTTTCATTATGAAATCTATCTGGACCATTCACCCAATTAGATTGTAACACATTCCTCATTATAAACATTGTCAAAAAAAATGTATTTAGTTTAAGAAGCAAAAGAAACACCAGTTAAATAAGGGTGTCTGCACAGTAGAGAGTAGAAATCCAAAGCAGAATTACCttgttattagaaaaaaaaaaaattccctttACCATTTGAAGAGGTCCTGAAACTGAGTTTCTTTTTCACCTTTTTTTGGTTGATTTCAACTTCTAAACCTCCCTGGTTTGGCACTTTTGCTAAACTTATTTGCCGTATGATCGGCAAGACCTCACAGAATCTTATTGCAGAAATGAAAGCCATGTACATATTATGTATTAAACCTATATCCGACCAGCTATATGCCTTTGTTATTCCCTCAATCGTTGATTAGTATTAAGAAAATTTTATTCCCACTATGTCAAAAGAATGTCTAAGAATCAAAACATCACATCTAGATTCGTCATTGTCCCACCTACTCCCCCAATTAACTCAAGAAGATTTCTTTCCATTTTCCCAACGGCTGTGCAATTTGTACTGCAAGCGCAACAGTCTCTAATGAAGGAACTTAGATTTCAATCATGAATGGTGATTTAACAGCAAGGCCTCAGTTTGTAGGAAATCTATAAATTGCATCACCTGATGACAGTAAAAGCTTATGCAGTATGTACCTTCTCTAGCAAGTGCAAAGAATCTAAAGTCCTCTTGATTGTTTCACTCGACTTGGATTCATGTTCTTCATCTTCAGTTCCTTCAGTGTCAGAGCTTCTATCCTTCTCAATCCCACCTTCAATGAACTGtaaaagaaaaagataataaaaGAACAGCATTGTATTGAAAAGTGGCCATGCAAAATCACGTAGAAGAGCTTCATTTAACAGTGCATAAATCACAAGATAAACCTAAAATACCAATGCTAAACTATGAAAAAAACCGGCGGAATGAAAATATCAAAATTCATGTGAAATTATATTATTATCTGAAAACCTATAACTTGCAGTGTGGTCAAAATTCCTAAAACCAATAACTAGAATTCAACAACTACAGGTTACAGATGTAAGGTTGAGAAGAACATAAAACTAAGAAGGGTTTGCAGGTGAGGGCAGGGAATGCAATGCTTTTGTAAATGCTCATAAATATAATGGATGGAATGTTAATTTTTTAAAGTTTGAGGGTGCCACCTCCCTCTCCCCTCTTCTTCGCAAAAGCTGCATCTAGTTTTGTTCCAGCACAAAGAGTGCAAGGGTTTTATCCTATAAAACTAGAATCCCTTATCTTTCCACAGGATATGGAAGAACTGAAAGACTTAAACATTAAGGAAGAATTGTCACAGTTAATGAGAACAAcacagaagaaagccaagactGTGGATATACAACATGaacaaaaatacaagaaaatacattaAAAGTTTCATGAAATCATAAATGAAAGCCACAAAGAAACTGAAGAGAGAGAAGGGATGGAAGGAGGAGTAGCAATGATTCATGCATGAGTACCCAAGAGGACTGATTTATTGCAGGAGACACTTTAACTGAAGTCAGATGCATAGAAAAGTTCTTCCAGAGTACTCTGGCCAATGCATGCCTATGAGTGTGACGTATGAAAGGTTGGACAAGCCATATAATGTTTGAACATAAAAAGAACATTAAGATTTTATGAATTAAGAACAATTAGTAACACCACCAAAACCAGAGAGTAAAAATACAAGAAATCAAAACCCAGCCCACCCAAGTATGGAAATTTAATAACACTTAAGACGTGCTTCACCATACTTTCTCTATGTCATCCTGATCTTTCCTTGAAAATCCACTGGCAGCAAGTTCCTTGTCAAGAAAACCAGCTAATTTTGATATAGAAGAAAAGGTAGGTCTTCCATTTTCATCTGAATCTACATCTGAACCATCATTTTCATCTGTGTGTTCTTTAAAGGACAGGTTAAATCTGGCACAGAAAAAGAAAACATCACACATACAGAGTACGCATTAGCTAGTAGAAAACATGCTTTATAACTTGGTAAATAGTTACAAGCTCCAGGAATATGATAAAGAAAATTCCTAGCAGGACTGATGGATCATTGACATCCAGATTCACTACAGAAATTTACAACATAGAACTAAAGgacattttttttcctttctcattaagGTAGAATTATATGAAATTTAGAAAGAAAAATTTATAACCACAGCAGAAATTTTGAATGACATGCATATAAATAGTATCTCTTAGCACCAACCTGAAATCAGGCAAATTATTAACAGCataaaaagagagagaagaagacaatgaagagaaactaaaagaaataaggcttcattaaaaataattatttataaagttTTTGTTTCCATTAACTAACTTTCTCAATAGACCAGCCAAAATGGATATTACAATGTCCCACCCAAATTAGCTTAATAGTTGTCTAAGTTTTGAAGAATACTTCTAAAGAAATAACCACTGACCTCTTGCCAAAAAACTTAAAGATGCATTCAACATCACGGTCAAAATACCTGGGAAACAAGAACAAAGTAAAGAAAGAGAGCGTAAAAATAAATGTCTTGCAAGTGAGAATATAGTAAACTACATAACAAGTACTAACATCTGACATCAAAGAAGGTAAGTGCCTTACATTTGAGCATTTCGATGTGATACAGACACCATCTGGGGAAAATCAATCATGGTGACCTTCTCATTATCATCAATCTACAAAACACGGTAAATAAGCCCCCAAAAAGATGTTCATCAGTTGGCTGAAATtggaattttataagaattttagCTTTCTAATTGAGTGAATAGTGAATAAATCCAGTGCATGCattaaacctaaatgacatgAAAGCACTAATTTCTCTATGAAAATTACGCAAAAACAAAAAGTGCAGAAAGCTGAAATGTATTACAAAGATGCAACCAACAACTTCGTAGTTGGAGAGATGTGTAGAGATATCAAGCAGCTCAAAAACATACCATAATATTAAATTCATTGAAGTCGCAGTGAATGAGGCCATGTTCTGCAAGATGAACAACAAGGCCTATTATTGTTTCAAAAACTGTTTCTGGATTCTGCAATTGCTTCACCTGCACGCTGATTGCAAGGGAATAACTGATAAATCAATTGCTCATGGAACACAAATCCTGGCTTAGGGGAATAAACCCAAAAGATGGACAGCTATACAGAAAGACCACAGAAAAACATAAGAAAAGGTCAGAAATAACCACTGCATACATGAGATTAAACAGAACCTCCTCACTTATTATCACAGAAATTTGATCCAACATATACTTTCCCATCTTCTGGTAAGCATTTCCTTCAACTTCTTAAAATTCTTAAGAATCAATATTAAAATTTACAAGAAAAGTCATCATTTTTTATGTTGATCAAATAACCACTGCTAGTTATAGTCCATATCTAGTTGTCAACAATGACAAATATCTCACAATAAAGATTAGTGTAACAATACAAAATaagtatgaaaaaataaataatatggtaGAAATTTTTAAAAACTAACCATGGCTAAGCATAGATAAAAATCAAGCTAGCTGGGGGATATGGGGGTGCATTCAATGGAAAAATTAAATactgaggaatgaaaaatgatcACAACAATAAATGATGGACGTTAACTTACAGTGGGTAACCCTGAACAAGTGACATAACCACACAATGCCTATTACAGTCCACAGCTTTTGGAACAGGAAAACCATGTTCTTCCAAAGCCTACACCAGCAAGCATGAGCATCATATCAACACCAATGAATATTAACTATTACCCAGTACAATACAAGTAACGTAAATACAAAAAAGACAACAGTTGAACCTTCATAAACGCAAATTCTTTTAGTGCAGCAAGTCGGGACAAGTAGAGCCAATTATAACTACTACGGTGCCTCAAGTAATCACGCTTAGACTTGACAGCCCTGAAAGAAATTCTGCCAAGTCTGTGCAACTTCATTGCCAATACTGTGCCATCCTCTGTAGCAACCTCGAATATATCTTCAACAAAATGAAAGGTAGAATTATACCAAAAGAATATGTGTTTGTGTATAAACATATATAAGCCTACAACAAGAGTTTGAGAGAACATTTGCATAGTTCAACCGACATACCAGACTCCTTTCCAACTCCAATTTGACGACCGACAGCAGCAAATACTCCACGATTGACCATCGTTTTAATTGCAAGGAAATCATAGCCAAGGTAGGTGAGACGAAACCCATCATCTaggttaattaaaaaaaataaacaaatacaTTAGTAAACTCAAATTAGCAATCACATAGACAATGCGATGCACAGTTACTCTCATTACTCACATTTGGAGGAGTCATGGTGCAGCAGCTTATGCTTGAGCAAGTTTTTTAAAACCTTGTATGTGCCTCCATGCCTTTATTAATTGTACATACAAATGTTATCACTAAATGAAAAATCAGAAGAAAACGAAATACAAACAAACAAAATTAATCAACCATATTTTTAACAATTAAGTTTCTGACGAGTGATTATTAATTTAGTAacattcaaaagaaacaaagtagAACAGAATTTATGGAAAAGGCCATACTTGAGAGAAGCGATACGGTCAATGAGCTCTGTAGGTACAATTTCATGCTGTTAGAGAAAGTGAAATAAATTATCAAATAAGATTAATTATCAAGGACATGTTAAAATAACAGTAAATTGATGAAATTGATCACAGAGAGAATAAGTACACACATTTCTCATGCCCATCTCAACAGCAGTGAGAACCCTAAAATCATCTTTGGAGAGATATCTTAAGACATCCACGTCCAATTTCATCTTTGTTTACCTTATTTCTGTGAAAAGAAAAATATGAGAAATAATAGTGGAcataaaaattaatcaaaattattttaagtatttgaattgaattataaatCAACAAATAATAGCTATGGAATTAACAAAGCTATAGCTGttgtattttaaatgaattattatcaacgagtagaaaagagaaaaactaaCACATGAAGTAGTCAGAGCTTCAAATTTATATAGTAAAGACAAATAGATAAGCAACTCCATAAAGGGAGAAAAACCTTATCTGCAATTAaaaataattcaagttattgAAAAATTGAATCTAATCTCAAATCTTAGAGAGGCCACACTAAAGTGGGAGCGTAAAAAATCAAAACCACACCCAAAAACCAATGAAAGCAACTAAAGGAAAGaattgtaagaaaaaaaaaaggctctTTTAAGTGTTGTTTCATAATTAAAAGGACAGCTTTCAGAACATCACACCAAGAAAACTAGTAGATACTTCAATGGAACCAATGAAAGCAACTAAAGGAAAGAATTGTGGGAAAAAAAAGGCTCTTTAAGTGTTGTTTCTTAATTAAAAGAGCAGCTTTCAGAACATCACACCAAGAAAACCAGTAGATACTCCAATGGGTGTGTATTAATGGCTCTCTTTCTTTGTAAATTATGGAAATTTGACTAAAAACTCATTCAGATTGCTAAACTAACACATACGATTCAGTTTTTCAAACCAATAGATTATAGATGAAcagaaatttttattcatttctaTTAAATAAAAGCAGTAGGCAGTAGCAGCACATTTGACGCAGCAAAGCTATAAatcactcacacacacacacacacgtgaGAGAGAATTTGAGAGTAAAATCTTTGCTGGAAATTTATTGATTGCAATCTGAATCTGAAATATTTTGGGAGTATTTATAGAGTTTTAGATTCCCAATCCCAATAGGGAAATAGCTCTACTAAAtagaaatttaaactaaatccaaataaattaggaaaataagGATAAAGTAAGAAATCAACTAGTCCTACTTAAGTAGGAAACATGATGGAGTCCTAAATAGAATAGGAAAAGCCTCAAAATTAATTCTGAAACGATTACTGCTGCTGTAGCTTGCTAAACAGGAAGTTCAAGTTGATCTAGGACTGCTggagataaaaatttaattaaaaaaacgtGGTTCCTCTTACTGTCCAGAGAATGTGTGGGAAATCCCACGACTGGGAGTGGGATTTGCTGCCCAAAAATCAATTTGTTGTTTTTCTCCAGTTTTCACTACAGAATACTTCCTTCGTTTTTTCCTTTGAACCTTATCCCATTTTTCAATAAAATCATCACTAATACATTTCATATCAACATGCAATAACACGAATTCAAAGAGGAAAAATATCATGCCTGTGACAGGGAAAACCGTAGCAGGAGGCAGCGCAAGCACAATCGCAGTCTTTGTAGGAAGGAGAGAGCCCAGATTCACCTTTGATTGAGGTCACCGGACACAATTCAAAGGACAGTGTGGCCGTGCACGTTGCCGGAGCAAAGGAGGGAGGCAAAGTTAGAATCGTTGAAGTCGTCTGGAGAGAGGGAGGCGAGAGGAGATTAGATGCTATGATAGCTAGGGACAGAGGCAAGGAGAGACTTGGGCTGGGGGTTAGAATTTGCAGGGTTTATGCCTTGTTTGGGTGGGGGTGAAGAAAGGTTAGAAAGGagggtaaataattattatatcagGAAAAGAGTGAGTTAACAAAAAGATAAGGATCAACGGGGTAagatttatcctcttttattttttaaattttaattttttttatatcttaaattagggtataaattgaaaaaattgagaattaaaaattattttattttttatttttttattatattttttatttttttattaaaaatttaattatatttattaaaaataaatttagtatattattataaatatttttttttctaagtgGTCATacataatttttttgtttttaattatttatttttaaataatttattataattattatattttaattattatttttttatttattcatttaataGTTTGTttcaattatctttttttttaataatttatttttttattcaatctTGTTGGATTTACGTATTATTATTTTGatctattaattttataatttatttataatagatcattattatttataaatttaaaatttatcataataaatttactatttaataaattatctaataaaaaataatacttttatacttctaataattatttatccTTATTTCAcctcttttaaaaataaataatatacatTATATTTCTTTACCTTTTCATTAATTTACCTATTTTCaaacataaaattttttttattgtaactaTCTTCAACCTTTCCCTTTCTTAGTCTTCCTTATCTTTCTATTTCCCTTACCCTATCCAAACGGATCCTTAAAAACCTGCTATCACCTCAGTATTTCACTCGTTTTTTATATCCATCCGACtgctgcaaataattttaatatatatatatatatatatatatatatatatatagatatatatatatatatatatatatatttaataatatataatacatataaaaatatacataacaagtataaatttataaatatatatataactaacatatattaatatattataatttatcttaTAAAAATTATTACTTATTATAGTATTTgcgaaaataattattaaataatttataaattttatatatataatcagataatgaataatttaattataatttaaaatattcaaattcataatcaattaaaaataaagaaaactgcATATCAGTATAATTGATGGTCACTTGGCAAAATCATAGACTAGAATGTCAAGTCGCAGCGCCATAAAAATATCTTgctctgtatatatatatat
The Hevea brasiliensis isolate MT/VB/25A 57/8 chromosome 18, ASM3005281v1, whole genome shotgun sequence genome window above contains:
- the LOC110637278 gene encoding serine/threonine-protein kinase rio2, with amino-acid sequence MKLDVDVLRYLSKDDFRVLTAVEMGMRNHEIVPTELIDRIASLKHGGTYKVLKNLLKHKLLHHDSSKYDGFRLTYLGYDFLAIKTMVNRGVFAAVGRQIGVGKESDIFEVATEDGTVLAMKLHRLGRISFRAVKSKRDYLRHRSSYNWLYLSRLAALKEFAFMKALEEHGFPVPKAVDCNRHCVVMSLVQGYPLVQVKQLQNPETVFETIIGLVVHLAEHGLIHCDFNEFNIMIDDNEKVTMIDFPQMVSVSHRNAQMYFDRDVECIFKFFGKRFNLSFKEHTDENDGSDVDSDENGRPTFSSISKLAGFLDKELAASGFSRKDQDDIEKFIEGGIEKDRSSDTEGTEDEEHESKSSETIKRTLDSLHLLEKEENTSNFIEEGKVYENQQSCETGQNNGSESEEASDKEEESQTLNTGDVELVKRLNKQRRRAIASVRGGRRSLASRNSYKDKGGKSSQNSKLKKQLSSW